A stretch of the Uranotaenia lowii strain MFRU-FL chromosome 3, ASM2978415v1, whole genome shotgun sequence genome encodes the following:
- the LOC129752404 gene encoding general odorant-binding protein 45-like, translating to MGLNWSNPMLRPKAEAKNSMISRSAQLDGMAFAFLTLTTVLLCGLQVPLTLAIGRHSVALKTLTSIQAECRAFLQVPAAGPEGECEPRCELYAARAWDDVKGPVYSVYRITRDNQLPVDSCVLDQTYRCMWNWDRFNLTGPEPCRWALSTTFCFFDNFGILDFNKLIYLRPMALELRSVVGICKNIVQVSDQDLEEIVIRGVVDSELVGKLVRCVIIRAGLYSDADGFNLDRLEQMYGAGTIEPNNFYRTAQKCVEKANHRYTNVSKLCLAAYILDDCFEDLLQNIRAAIVEILQLGIE from the coding sequence atggGGCTGAATTGGTCTAATCCAATGTTGAGGCCAAAAGCCGAAGCCAAGAATTCCATGATCAGTCGGTCAGCTCAATTGGACGGGATGGCATTCGCATTTCTAACTTTAACAACGGTTTTACTATGCGGATTACAAGTTCCGCTAACCCTTGCCATCGGACGTCATTCCGTAGCTCTGAAAACACTAACCAGCATCCAGGCTGAGTGCCGAGCTTTTCTGCAAGTTCCGGCAGCGGGACCGGAAGGAGAATGTGAGCCGCGTTGTGAACTTTATGCCGCAAGAGCTTGGGATGACGTTAAGGGTCCTGTGTACAGCGTCTATAGAATCACCAGAGATAATCAACTTCCGGTCGATTCTTGTGTCCTGGATCAAACGTATCGCTGTATGTGGAATTGGGATCGCTTTAATTTAACCGGACCGGAACCATGCCGATGGGCGTTATCGACGACGTTTTgctttttcgataattttgggATTTTGGATTTTAACAAGTTAATCTACCTGAGACCCATGGCTTTGGAGCTGAGAAGTGTCGTTGGAATCTGTAAAAATATTGTTCAAGTTTCTGATCAAGATTTGGAAGAGATAGTAATTAGAGGAGTCGTGGATTCTGAGCTGGTCGGAAAATTGGTGAGGTGTGTGATTATCCGGGCTGGACTTTATTCCGATGCTGATGGATTCAACCTGGATCGTTTAGAGCAGATGTATGGAGCTGGAACCATTGAGCCAAATAACTTTTATCGTACGGcccaaaaatgtgttgaaaaagcGAATCATCGATACACAAATGTTTCCAAACTTTGTTTAGCTGCTTACATACTGGATGACTGTTTCGAGGATTTGTTGCAAAATATTAGAGCTGCAATTGTAGAAATACTTCAACTGGGGATCGAATAA